One segment of Mycolicibacterium neworleansense DNA contains the following:
- a CDS encoding DUF7782 domain-containing protein: MSGGVAVIDAGVVDAIGADLRSAGFTTDGVAELLGVEANAALSRGVWWPVLRVTHAAPADRQRLAVLVRLLLLGTEETPASVSAAFPSVGLQMLADNGVVEFNGDLVRAALDIRPHSDGARDFYVVSDQDAAVRRGPLRHDHVLGIGGASVSLARAVTRNPVGRALDLGTGCGIQALHLDAHCDEIVATDTNERALTLAGVTARLNGMSWDLRQGSMFEPVAGERFDLIVSNPPFVVGSGARDYIYRDSGLAGDALCQNLIEQVGDHLLPGGTAHIMANWIVCDGQDWRDRVSGWLAGTGLHAWVVQRELADPVSYVSLWLADAGEDLERQAQRGGQWLDWFTEQGIAGIGMGMISLRVPRDGEPPEQILEEITGADEALTGSEVDAFFARRAYLRDTSDDALLASRLSTAPVFLEAQSLPGPDGWQEIGAAVRRPGGPAAVVGVDEVLRALLAGCRGEVPLGTLIQLLAAHHGVDPDALAQAALPEVREAIGRGILYQAE, from the coding sequence TTGAGCGGGGGCGTCGCCGTCATCGATGCCGGCGTTGTCGACGCGATCGGTGCCGACCTGCGCTCGGCGGGGTTCACCACCGACGGGGTGGCCGAACTCCTGGGTGTCGAGGCCAACGCCGCGCTCAGCCGCGGCGTGTGGTGGCCGGTCTTGCGGGTGACCCATGCCGCACCGGCTGACCGGCAGCGCCTCGCGGTGCTGGTGCGCCTGCTGTTGCTCGGCACCGAGGAAACGCCCGCGTCGGTCTCGGCGGCGTTCCCGTCGGTAGGCCTGCAGATGTTGGCCGACAACGGCGTCGTCGAGTTCAACGGTGACCTGGTGCGGGCGGCCCTGGACATCCGTCCGCACAGCGACGGGGCGCGGGATTTCTACGTGGTCTCCGATCAGGACGCCGCGGTGCGCCGTGGGCCGCTGCGTCACGATCATGTGCTGGGTATCGGCGGGGCCTCGGTGTCACTGGCCCGTGCCGTCACGCGTAATCCCGTCGGCCGCGCACTCGACCTCGGTACCGGATGCGGTATCCAGGCCCTGCATCTGGACGCGCACTGCGACGAGATCGTCGCGACCGACACCAATGAGCGGGCGTTGACGCTGGCGGGGGTGACTGCGCGGCTCAACGGCATGTCGTGGGATCTCCGGCAGGGCAGCATGTTCGAACCGGTGGCCGGTGAACGTTTCGACCTGATCGTGTCGAATCCGCCGTTCGTGGTGGGCTCGGGTGCCCGCGATTACATCTACCGGGACTCGGGCCTGGCCGGAGATGCGTTGTGCCAGAACCTGATCGAGCAGGTAGGCGATCATCTGTTGCCGGGCGGTACCGCACACATCATGGCCAACTGGATCGTGTGCGACGGGCAGGACTGGCGTGACCGCGTTTCCGGCTGGCTGGCCGGCACCGGACTGCACGCCTGGGTGGTGCAGCGGGAACTGGCCGATCCGGTGAGCTATGTGTCGCTGTGGCTGGCCGACGCCGGTGAGGACCTCGAACGGCAGGCGCAGCGCGGCGGGCAGTGGCTCGACTGGTTCACCGAGCAGGGCATCGCGGGTATCGGCATGGGCATGATCTCGCTGCGGGTCCCGCGTGACGGGGAACCGCCCGAGCAGATTCTCGAGGAGATCACCGGTGCCGACGAGGCGCTGACCGGCTCGGAAGTGGACGCGTTCTTCGCGCGGCGGGCGTACCTGCGGGACACCTCTGACGACGCGCTGCTGGCATCCCGGCTTTCCACGGCCCCGGTTTTCCTTGAGGCGCAGTCACTTCCCGGGCCCGACGGCTGGCAGGAGATCGGCGCCGCGGTGCGCCGCCCGGGTGGGCCGGCCGCAGTCGTCGGGGTCGACGAGGTGCTGCGGGCGTTGCTGGCCGGTTGCCGCGGCGAAGTGCCTCTGGGCACCCTGATCCAGCTGCTGGCCGCCCATCACGGGGTGGACCCTGACGCGCTGGCGCAGGCCGCACTGCCGGAGGTGCGGGAGGCGATCGGTCGCGGGATCCTCTATCAGGCGGAGTGA
- a CDS encoding SOS response-associated peptidase, which produces MCGRFAVTTDPALLAQKIQALDESTASSSSSGDKDVAGANYNVAPTTTISSVVKRHTEPEDESTRRVRSMRWGLIPPWVKTAEDGGPDTKGPLLINARADKVTSSPAFRNSAKNKRCLIPMDGWYEWKPNPGSDGKKAGSSKKTPFYMYADDGELLFMAGLWTTWRPQGAPKDAPPLLSCTIITTDAAGPLAEIHDRMPLTISAPDWDRWMDPDAPIDEGLLRGHGDLDRIAVREVSRLVNSVRNNGPELIEPAEPEEMGLF; this is translated from the coding sequence ATGTGTGGACGTTTCGCGGTGACCACCGACCCGGCGCTGTTGGCGCAGAAAATCCAGGCGCTCGATGAAAGCACGGCGAGCTCGTCGAGCTCCGGGGACAAGGATGTGGCGGGCGCCAATTACAACGTCGCCCCCACGACAACCATCAGCAGCGTCGTCAAACGGCACACCGAACCCGAGGACGAGTCGACGCGCCGCGTCCGGTCGATGCGCTGGGGTCTCATCCCGCCGTGGGTGAAAACCGCCGAGGACGGCGGCCCGGACACCAAGGGGCCGTTGCTGATCAACGCGCGCGCCGACAAGGTCACCAGCTCACCGGCGTTCCGCAACTCCGCCAAGAACAAGCGCTGCCTGATCCCGATGGACGGCTGGTACGAGTGGAAGCCCAACCCGGGGAGTGACGGAAAGAAGGCTGGATCTTCTAAGAAGACGCCGTTCTACATGTACGCCGACGACGGTGAGCTGCTGTTCATGGCGGGGCTGTGGACCACCTGGCGCCCCCAGGGCGCTCCCAAGGACGCCCCGCCGCTGCTCAGTTGCACGATCATCACCACCGACGCCGCCGGGCCGCTCGCCGAGATCCACGACCGGATGCCGCTGACCATCAGTGCGCCGGACTGGGACCGCTGGATGGATCCCGACGCCCCGATCGACGAGGGGCTGCTGCGCGGCCACGGCGATCTGGACCGGATCGCAGTCCGGGAGGTGTCGCGATTGGTCAACAGCGTCCGCAACAACGGCCCCGAGCTCATCGAGCCGGCCGAGCCCGAAGAGATGGGGTTGTTTTGA
- the aroA gene encoding 3-phosphoshikimate 1-carboxyvinyltransferase, with the protein MEHWSAPSTTTPVDATVTVPGSKSLTNRALVLAALATAQGASKVYGALRSRDTDLMIDAIRTLGVTVQPAEDDDTELTVSGGIAPAADARVDCGLAGTVLRFVPPVAALSNTAVTFDGDEQARSRPIAPLLDALRGLGVDVDGDGLPFAVRGRGAVAGGTVEIDASGSSQFVSGLLLSGATFTDGLTIVHTGTSVPSAPHVAMTVAMLRDAGVQVDDSVPNRWRVSPGPVAAREWSIEPDLSNSTPFLAAAVVTGGTVRIAGWPSVSIQPADTILDLLAKVNATVHQRDSHLEVSGAEGYDGFDADLHDVGELAPTVAALAALARDGATSRLRGIAHLRGHETDRLAALTTEIKGLGGDCAETEDGLLITARPLHGGTWRSYADHRMATAGAIIGLRVPGVEVENIATTAKTLPDFPLMWVQMLAGDPPARGK; encoded by the coding sequence TTGGAACACTGGTCGGCTCCGTCGACGACGACCCCGGTCGACGCCACGGTGACGGTGCCCGGTTCGAAGTCCCTGACCAACCGCGCGCTCGTGCTGGCCGCGCTGGCCACGGCACAGGGCGCTTCGAAGGTCTATGGCGCGTTGCGGAGCCGCGACACCGATCTGATGATCGACGCCATCCGCACCCTGGGCGTGACGGTTCAACCAGCCGAAGACGACGACACCGAGCTGACGGTCAGCGGCGGCATCGCGCCGGCCGCCGATGCCCGGGTGGACTGCGGACTGGCCGGCACGGTGCTGCGGTTTGTGCCGCCGGTCGCAGCGCTCAGTAACACCGCGGTGACGTTCGACGGAGATGAGCAGGCCCGGTCCCGGCCCATTGCCCCGCTGCTCGACGCGCTGCGCGGCCTGGGCGTTGACGTCGACGGTGACGGCTTGCCGTTCGCGGTGCGCGGCCGCGGAGCCGTGGCCGGCGGAACGGTCGAGATCGACGCCTCGGGCTCCTCACAGTTCGTCTCCGGGCTGCTGCTGTCCGGCGCGACGTTCACCGACGGGCTGACCATCGTGCACACCGGCACCTCGGTGCCCTCGGCCCCGCATGTGGCGATGACGGTGGCGATGCTGCGCGACGCCGGCGTGCAGGTCGACGACTCCGTCCCCAACCGCTGGCGGGTGTCCCCCGGACCGGTGGCCGCACGCGAGTGGAGCATCGAGCCGGACCTGTCCAACTCCACGCCGTTCCTCGCCGCCGCGGTCGTCACCGGCGGCACGGTGCGGATCGCCGGCTGGCCGTCGGTGAGCATCCAACCTGCCGACACCATCCTGGACCTGCTGGCCAAGGTGAATGCCACGGTCCATCAACGTGATTCACACCTGGAAGTCAGCGGCGCCGAAGGCTACGACGGGTTTGACGCCGACCTGCACGACGTCGGCGAGTTGGCCCCCACCGTGGCCGCGCTCGCCGCGCTGGCCCGAGACGGCGCGACGTCGCGGCTGCGGGGCATCGCGCATCTGCGCGGGCACGAGACCGACCGGCTGGCCGCACTGACCACCGAGATCAAGGGCCTCGGCGGCGACTGCGCCGAAACCGAGGACGGCCTGCTCATCACCGCGCGGCCGCTGCACGGCGGCACCTGGCGCTCCTATGCCGACCATCGGATGGCCACGGCCGGCGCGATCATCGGCCTGCGGGTGCCTGGTGTGGAGGTGGAGAACATCGCGACCACGGCCAAGACCCTGCCCGACTTCCCGTTGATGTGGGTACAGATGCTGGCGGGCGACCCGCCTGCGAGGGGGAAGTAA
- the rsgA gene encoding ribosome small subunit-dependent GTPase A, giving the protein MGVRDYDESDVRIRPGRGTRPRTKIRPDHADAQSAMVVTVDRGRWGCALDRDPHHRVVAMRARELGRTPIVVGDDVDIVGDLSGRPDTLARIVRRGERRTVLRRTADDDDPTERVVVANADQLLIVVALADPPPRTGFVERTLIAAYAGGLKPILCLTKSDLAPPEPFAAQFADLDLTIVTAGREDPLDVVAPMLNDQVTVFLGHSGVGKSTLVNRLVPEADRATGEVSGVGKGKHTSTQSVALPLDGTGWVIDTPGIRSFGLAHIQPDDVILAFSDLAETIDECPRGCGHMGPPADPECALDNLSGPAAGRVAAARRLLAVLKES; this is encoded by the coding sequence TTGGGAGTGCGGGATTACGACGAGTCCGATGTCCGGATCAGGCCGGGCCGCGGTACCCGTCCGCGCACCAAGATCCGGCCGGACCATGCCGATGCCCAGTCGGCCATGGTGGTGACCGTCGACCGCGGCCGCTGGGGCTGCGCCCTGGACCGCGACCCACACCACCGCGTCGTCGCGATGCGGGCCCGGGAACTGGGCCGCACCCCGATCGTCGTCGGCGACGACGTCGACATCGTGGGCGACCTGTCCGGACGGCCCGACACCCTGGCCCGCATCGTGCGCCGCGGTGAGCGGCGAACGGTGTTGCGCCGCACCGCCGATGACGACGATCCGACCGAACGCGTGGTGGTCGCCAACGCTGACCAGCTGTTGATCGTGGTGGCGCTGGCCGACCCGCCGCCACGCACCGGATTCGTCGAACGTACCTTGATCGCCGCCTATGCCGGTGGGCTCAAACCCATTCTGTGCCTGACGAAATCCGACCTGGCCCCGCCGGAACCCTTCGCCGCGCAGTTCGCCGATCTGGACCTCACCATCGTCACAGCCGGCCGCGAGGATCCGCTCGACGTGGTCGCGCCGATGCTGAACGATCAGGTCACCGTGTTCCTCGGGCATTCCGGGGTCGGTAAGTCGACCTTGGTGAATCGTCTTGTCCCGGAAGCGGACCGGGCGACGGGCGAGGTCTCCGGAGTGGGCAAGGGCAAGCACACCTCCACCCAGTCGGTGGCACTGCCGCTGGACGGGACGGGCTGGGTGATCGACACCCCGGGCATCCGCTCGTTCGGCCTGGCCCATATCCAACCCGACGACGTGATCCTGGCGTTCTCCGATCTGGCGGAGACGATCGACGAATGCCCGCGCGGCTGCGGTCACATGGGACCACCCGCCGATCCGGAGTGCGCACTGGACAATTTGTCGGGTCCGGCGGCCGGCCGGGTCGCGGCGGCCCGGCGCCTGTTGGCGGTACTGAAAGAGAGCTGA
- a CDS encoding SDR family oxidoreductase gives MATYVLTGSASGIGAATKKRLESDGHRVIGVDLRDADVNVDLSTPDGRAEAIAKVTELADGGIDGFVPFAGLAAATGRPAHLLIAVNYFGAIELLEGLRPLLAGRENASVVLISSNSTTTQPNWPTELADACLAGDEVGANTVASTYGDFGALQAYPATKAALAYYARTKSAEYIADGIRLNAIAPGLIDTPMTQEGRKDPLIGEGMEQFLKTIPAGRGGRPEEVAALVAFLLGPEASYFVGSVIFVDGGTDAAFRGTDWPKVWEINM, from the coding sequence GTGGCTACTTATGTTCTCACCGGCAGCGCCTCGGGAATCGGCGCTGCGACCAAGAAACGACTGGAGTCGGACGGACATCGGGTGATCGGCGTCGACCTGCGCGACGCTGACGTGAATGTCGACCTGAGCACCCCGGACGGGCGCGCCGAGGCGATCGCGAAGGTCACCGAACTGGCCGACGGCGGGATCGACGGCTTCGTGCCGTTCGCGGGGCTGGCCGCCGCAACGGGCCGTCCGGCGCATCTGCTCATCGCCGTCAACTACTTCGGCGCGATCGAGCTGCTGGAGGGTCTGCGCCCGCTGCTGGCCGGCCGCGAGAACGCGTCGGTGGTGCTGATCAGTTCCAATTCGACCACCACTCAGCCCAATTGGCCGACCGAGCTGGCCGACGCCTGCCTGGCCGGCGACGAGGTGGGTGCCAACACCGTCGCCTCCACCTACGGCGATTTCGGGGCGCTGCAGGCCTATCCGGCGACCAAGGCGGCACTGGCCTACTACGCCCGCACCAAGTCCGCGGAGTACATCGCCGACGGCATCCGGCTCAACGCGATCGCACCGGGGCTGATCGACACCCCGATGACCCAGGAGGGCCGCAAGGACCCGCTGATCGGCGAGGGTATGGAGCAGTTCCTCAAGACCATCCCGGCCGGACGCGGCGGACGCCCCGAGGAGGTGGCCGCGCTGGTGGCGTTCCTGCTCGGGCCGGAGGCGAGCTACTTCGTCGGGTCGGTCATCTTCGTCGACGGCGGCACCGATGCGGCGTTCCGCGGCACGGACTGGCCGAAGGTGTGGGAGATCAACATGTGA
- a CDS encoding fatty acid desaturase family protein translates to MAVTDVPAFAHLTDADIENLGIELDAIRQDIEDSRGERDARYIRRTIAAQRALDVAGRVMLAASSKRSAWWAGTITLGVAKIIENMEIGHNVMHGQWDWMNDPEIHSSSWEWDMSGASKHWRFTHNFMHHKYTNILGMDDDVGYGVIRVTRDAKWKPFNLYGNLLFNTLLAIGFEWGVGLQHLELGKIFKGRDNRNATLVRVREFGVKAGHQLAKDYVVWPALTSLSPGATFKSTLKANAVANVIRNVWANAVIFCGHFPDGAEKFTKTDMVGESRGQWYLRQMLGSANFNSGPALAFMSGNLSYQIEHHLFPDLPSNRYAEIAVRVRALCDKYDLPYTTGPFLVQYGKTWRTIAKLSLPDRFLKDTADNAPETRSERMFTELEGYGVTDPNTGRRRGLKTAIATVRGWRRR, encoded by the coding sequence ATGGCAGTAACCGACGTTCCCGCATTCGCGCATCTCACTGACGCCGACATCGAGAACCTGGGCATCGAACTCGACGCGATCCGGCAAGACATCGAAGACTCCCGCGGTGAGCGCGACGCGCGCTACATCCGCCGCACCATCGCGGCGCAGCGTGCCCTGGACGTCGCCGGCCGTGTCATGCTCGCGGCGAGCTCGAAGCGTTCCGCGTGGTGGGCAGGCACCATCACCCTGGGCGTGGCCAAGATCATCGAGAACATGGAGATCGGCCACAACGTCATGCACGGCCAGTGGGACTGGATGAACGATCCCGAGATTCACTCCTCGTCGTGGGAGTGGGACATGAGTGGGGCATCCAAGCACTGGCGATTCACCCACAACTTCATGCATCACAAGTACACGAACATCCTCGGGATGGACGACGACGTGGGCTACGGCGTCATCCGCGTCACCCGGGATGCCAAGTGGAAGCCGTTCAACCTCTACGGCAACCTGCTGTTCAACACCCTTCTCGCGATCGGCTTCGAGTGGGGCGTGGGGCTGCAGCACCTGGAGCTCGGCAAGATCTTCAAGGGCCGCGACAATCGCAACGCCACGCTCGTGCGCGTTCGCGAGTTCGGCGTCAAGGCCGGCCATCAGCTGGCCAAGGACTACGTGGTGTGGCCGGCACTGACGTCGCTGTCGCCCGGCGCGACCTTCAAGTCCACCTTGAAGGCCAACGCGGTGGCCAACGTCATCCGCAACGTGTGGGCGAACGCGGTCATCTTCTGCGGCCATTTCCCCGATGGCGCAGAGAAATTCACCAAGACCGACATGGTCGGTGAGAGCCGCGGTCAGTGGTACCTGCGCCAGATGCTGGGCAGCGCCAACTTCAACTCGGGTCCGGCGCTGGCCTTCATGAGCGGCAACCTGAGCTACCAGATCGAGCACCACCTGTTCCCGGATCTGCCGAGCAATCGGTACGCCGAGATCGCGGTCCGGGTGCGGGCGCTGTGCGACAAGTACGACCTGCCCTACACCACGGGACCGTTCCTGGTGCAGTACGGCAAGACCTGGCGCACCATCGCCAAGCTGTCGCTGCCGGACCGGTTCCTGAAGGACACGGCCGACAATGCCCCGGAAACCCGCAGCGAGCGGATGTTCACCGAGCTCGAAGGGTACGGCGTCACCGACCCGAACACCGGACGCCGTCGTGGCCTGAAGACGGCCATCGCGACGGTGCGGGGCTGGCGCCGACGCTGA
- a CDS encoding ferredoxin reductase encodes MAKNSIKVSANVADTVRPTIAGASRRPGWNALRRVVGQVTTPLLPDDYLKLANPLWSARELRGRVVEVRRETSDSATLVIKPGWGFSFDYEPGQYVGIGVLIDGRWRWRSYSLTSAPEKSARTIAITVKAMPEGFLSAHLVDGLQPGTVVRLAAPQGNFVMPDPAPATVLFVTAGSGITPVMSMLRTLVRRDQITDIVHVHSAPTESDVMFGPELAALHDAHPGYRLLLRSTRTEGRLDLAHIGDVVPDWQERQAWACGPEGMLNDAERVWASAGIAEHLHLERFAVSRAAPHGAGGTVTFERSGKEVTVDGATPLMDAGEQAGIRMPFGCRMGICQSCVVGLVDGHVRDLRTGVEHDPGSRIQTCVSAASGDCVLDV; translated from the coding sequence ATGGCCAAGAACTCCATCAAGGTCTCGGCCAATGTGGCCGATACGGTCCGCCCCACGATCGCCGGCGCCTCGCGGCGTCCCGGCTGGAACGCGCTTCGCCGCGTCGTCGGTCAGGTGACCACTCCGCTGTTGCCTGACGATTACCTCAAGCTGGCCAACCCGTTGTGGTCGGCGCGCGAGTTGCGTGGCCGGGTGGTCGAGGTGCGGCGGGAGACGTCCGATTCCGCGACGTTGGTGATCAAACCGGGCTGGGGATTCTCGTTCGACTACGAGCCCGGCCAGTACGTCGGTATCGGTGTGCTGATCGACGGCCGGTGGCGCTGGCGGTCGTATTCGCTGACCTCGGCGCCGGAGAAATCCGCACGCACCATCGCGATCACGGTGAAGGCGATGCCCGAGGGGTTCTTGTCGGCGCATCTGGTCGACGGGCTGCAGCCGGGGACCGTGGTGCGGTTGGCCGCGCCGCAGGGCAACTTCGTAATGCCCGATCCGGCGCCGGCGACGGTGTTGTTCGTGACGGCGGGTTCGGGCATCACCCCCGTGATGTCGATGCTGCGGACCCTCGTCCGCCGCGACCAGATCACCGACATCGTCCATGTGCATTCCGCGCCAACGGAATCCGACGTGATGTTCGGCCCGGAGCTGGCGGCACTGCACGATGCGCACCCCGGCTACCGGCTGCTGTTGCGCAGCACCCGGACCGAAGGCAGGCTGGATCTGGCACATATCGGCGACGTTGTTCCCGACTGGCAGGAGCGTCAGGCGTGGGCATGCGGGCCGGAGGGCATGCTGAATGACGCCGAACGGGTGTGGGCGTCCGCCGGCATCGCCGAGCACCTGCACCTGGAGCGGTTCGCGGTGTCACGGGCGGCCCCACACGGAGCCGGCGGCACGGTAACTTTCGAGCGCAGCGGCAAGGAGGTCACTGTCGACGGCGCCACGCCGTTGATGGACGCGGGGGAGCAGGCCGGGATCCGGATGCCGTTCGGCTGCCGGATGGGGATCTGCCAGTCGTGTGTGGTGGGCCTGGTCGACGGGCATGTGCGTGATCTGCGCACCGGTGTCGAGCACGATCCGGGCAGCCGGATCCAGACGTGTGTGTCGGCCGCGTCCGGCGACTGTGTCCTGGACGTCTAG
- a CDS encoding metal-dependent hydrolase family protein produces the protein MRAFGLLASLAVVLASVSCSAGEGDGPPASTEAVAPTESARPPAAPGAGVAVTDFRNVKIFDGHSDRLSAPSNVRVKGNRIERISAEALPEEPGATVIDGGGRTLMPGLIDNHWHTMLVRPPVTQLTTLDPGYLNLLAGAEANDTLMRGFTTVRDLGGPSFGLKQAIDEGVVTGPRIFPSGAIITVTSGHGDFRTSADLPRNPGDPHSRQEELGAAMVADSPDEVRMRAREQLFQGASQIKLTAGGGVSSPHSPLDVTTFTEPELRAATEAAGNWGTYVAVHAYTPQTIQQAIRAGVTCIEHAHLMDEATAKEMADKNIWLSTQPIPAEMIGAFPPGSDEAAKAKEIVDGVDNVYRLARKYKLKTAFGTDILFSPQLAPKQGALLAGLGKWFSPAETLTMATGTNAELLAMSGKRSPYAGKLGVVQEGALADLLLVDGDPLARLDLVADPERNFKVIMKDGKTFKNTLAS, from the coding sequence ATGCGCGCTTTCGGGCTGTTGGCGTCGTTGGCTGTGGTCCTGGCCAGTGTGTCGTGTTCGGCCGGCGAGGGCGACGGCCCCCCGGCATCGACCGAGGCGGTCGCCCCGACCGAGTCGGCGCGACCTCCGGCAGCTCCTGGTGCGGGCGTGGCTGTCACGGACTTCCGCAACGTCAAAATCTTTGACGGCCACAGTGATCGGCTGTCGGCGCCGTCGAATGTGCGGGTGAAGGGCAACCGTATCGAGCGGATCTCCGCCGAGGCGCTGCCGGAAGAGCCGGGGGCCACGGTGATCGACGGCGGCGGCCGGACGTTGATGCCGGGCCTGATCGACAACCATTGGCACACGATGCTCGTGAGGCCGCCGGTGACCCAGTTGACGACCCTGGATCCCGGGTACCTCAACCTGTTGGCCGGCGCCGAGGCCAACGACACCTTGATGCGTGGGTTCACCACGGTCCGCGATCTCGGCGGTCCGAGCTTCGGTCTCAAGCAGGCCATCGACGAGGGCGTCGTCACCGGACCGCGCATCTTCCCGTCCGGCGCGATCATCACGGTGACCAGCGGCCACGGCGACTTCCGCACGTCCGCGGACCTTCCGCGCAATCCGGGTGACCCGCATTCGCGCCAGGAGGAGCTCGGTGCCGCCATGGTCGCCGACAGCCCCGACGAGGTGCGGATGCGCGCCCGCGAGCAGTTGTTCCAGGGGGCGTCGCAGATCAAGCTGACCGCCGGCGGCGGGGTGTCCTCGCCGCACAGCCCGCTCGATGTCACCACCTTCACCGAGCCCGAACTGCGGGCGGCCACCGAAGCGGCAGGCAACTGGGGCACCTACGTGGCGGTGCACGCCTACACCCCGCAGACCATCCAGCAGGCGATCCGCGCCGGCGTCACGTGTATCGAGCATGCGCACCTGATGGATGAGGCGACGGCAAAAGAGATGGCGGACAAGAACATCTGGCTGAGCACGCAGCCCATCCCGGCCGAGATGATCGGCGCGTTCCCGCCGGGCTCCGACGAGGCCGCCAAGGCCAAGGAGATCGTCGACGGCGTCGACAACGTCTACCGGCTGGCCCGCAAGTACAAGCTCAAGACGGCCTTCGGCACCGACATCCTGTTCTCGCCGCAGCTGGCGCCGAAGCAGGGGGCATTGCTGGCGGGGCTCGGCAAGTGGTTCTCACCCGCCGAGACGTTGACGATGGCCACCGGGACCAACGCCGAACTGCTGGCGATGTCGGGCAAGCGCAGTCCGTACGCCGGCAAGCTGGGCGTGGTGCAGGAGGGTGCCCTGGCGGATCTGCTGCTGGTCGACGGCGACCCGTTGGCCCGCCTGGACCTGGTGGCCGACCCGGAACGCAATTTCAAAGTCATCATGAAGGACGGGAAAACGTTCAAGAACACCTTGGCGTCCTGA
- a CDS encoding DUF6912 family protein: protein MRVYIPTTLVALQQLVADRHLLVVNGTAFAVTPTLREAYSEGDDDELAEVALREAALASLRLLAGADPSSDSGLPPRRAVVVADTGTAVEVTVRPDLDDAVVRLSGPLPIDAVVAVYVDNADAEPAVLAAVEVIDEADMGDEDAELTVGDAQDHDLAWYAPQELPFLLELL from the coding sequence GTGCGCGTCTACATCCCGACGACTCTGGTCGCCCTGCAGCAGCTTGTCGCCGACCGGCACCTGCTCGTCGTGAACGGGACCGCCTTCGCGGTCACCCCGACGTTGCGTGAGGCCTACTCCGAGGGCGACGACGACGAACTCGCCGAGGTGGCGTTGCGTGAGGCCGCACTGGCCTCGCTGCGGCTGCTGGCCGGCGCGGATCCGTCGTCGGATTCGGGATTGCCGCCGCGCCGTGCGGTGGTCGTGGCCGACACCGGGACCGCTGTCGAGGTGACCGTACGTCCCGATCTCGACGACGCCGTGGTGCGGTTGTCCGGGCCGCTGCCGATCGATGCCGTCGTCGCGGTGTATGTAGACAACGCCGACGCGGAGCCGGCGGTGCTGGCCGCCGTCGAGGTCATCGACGAGGCGGACATGGGGGACGAGGACGCCGAACTCACGGTGGGAGACGCCCAGGATCACGACCTCGCGTGGTACGCCCCGCAGGAGTTGCCGTTCCTGCTCGAACTGCTCTAG